DNA from Agarilytica rhodophyticola:
GTCACAGACCTGACACGCTATGTTCAAGCCACGACAACTTTCGCTGACGTAGTTGGATTGGATGAAATTAAGAAACAAATTAACAAAAAAATTATTCTTCCTTTTCAGAAACCGTCTTTATTTCAACGTTTTAAAAAACGAATCGGCGGTGGCGTATTATTATATGGGCCTCCTGGCTGCGGTAAGACGCTACTTGCCCGAGCCACGGCAGGTGAATGTGGCGCGGCTTTTTTTAATATTGAAATCTCCGATGTATTGGATATGTACATCGGTGAATCAGAACAAAAACTTCATGCAATTTTTGAAAAAGCTCGAGCCTCTACGCCAAGTGTTTTATTCTTTGACGAACTGGAAGCCTTGGCGGGTAAACGTGAACACACTCGTAATAGCTCCAGCAGTAACGTCATTAGTCAGTTTTTGACCGAGCTAGATGGCTTTTCGCAAAATAATAGCGGCGTTTTAGTACTAGCCTCTACTAATGTTCCATGGTCTATTGATCCGGCATTTTTACGTCCGGGCAGGTTTGATCGCATGTTTTTTGTACCTCCACCAGATAAAACTGCACGTGCGTCTATTTTGCAACATCATATGAAGGAGCGCCCACGCGACAACAGTATTGACTACACGACTTTAGCTGCTAAATGCAGTGGCTACTCCGGGGCAGACCTTGCTAACTTAGTGGAGATGGCCGCTGACGAGGCAATTGATGAATCCATCGTCGCCGGTTCAGATGTGGATATTCAGTTATCCCACTTTAAAGAAGCATTACAAGATAGCCGAGCTACCACTACCGAATGGCTGACTACCGCCCGCAATTATGCGCGTTATGCTAACGATGGTGGGCGTTATGATGATGTGCTCGCATTTTTAAAGAAGCATGGCAAATAAAATGAGCCAGTATCAAATAATCGATGAACCAAAAGTTAAGCCTCAACAACACCTGATTGTAAATCCTATTATAATTTTGTTGGTGGGAATATTGATGCCACTCGTATGGACACCACCATTTTATGGCCGCGTGTGGATTCCTCTTGTATGGATTGTCATTAATGGCTATTTATTGGGAAGCCCAACTTTTAAAAGTGAGGTTATTATCGCCATTTTAGGGGGTATTTTTTGGTTTGCTCTTCCTTACAGTATGGTGTTTATACTGATGACAATCGGTCAACATGAACTTGTTAATGTTGCTGTGCCCTATCTCCGTATCGCCAATAATGGCATATTCTTTTTAACTCTTTATCTCATCGTGTTTCGGCAATCTATTCCTTATGAGTTATTTTGTTATTTTAAAGATAAGGGGCAACGCTAATGGAAAACTATAAGTTGGACTTAGCTTGGCGTTATCACCAGCAAGGACAAGATGACCTCGCCATTGACCAGCTGCGAGATCTTTTGTCCCAAGATCCTCAACATGCAAGGGCTCACGGCCTATTGGCATCGTGTTTGTTGGCTCAATCGCGCTTACACGCGGCTGAATATGAAGTAAAAACAGCACTAGAAATAAATCCTACCGATGCGTATCTCTTTTTTGTACGAGCGCAAGTTGATTTACACCAGCGTCGTTTCAAACAAGCTTTGCAATACTGCGACGAGGCATTATCGTTATCCCCACAATTAGTATCGGTATATTTGCTTAAAAGCGAAGTGTACATGTTGCTCGATAAACGCGACCAAGCTTATGAAAATATTGTTCAAGCCGCTAGCTTAGAGCCAGATAATGAAGATGTAATTGTTGCCTATGGTGAATACCATCTTGCTATAGGAGATTATGAAAAAGCAGAGGGTTGTGCTAAAGATGCCTTAGCGATAGATGCTCAGGCAGAAGATGCTAATATTTTGATGGGTAAAATAAAACTGGCACAAGGTAACATTCCCGAAGCTGAATACCATGCAAAATTTGTTATTTCGCGAAACCCCAACTCTAGCGTTGCCTTAAATTTATTTAGCCATATAAAAATGCGCTCAAACTTTTTTCTCGGTTTATGGTGGCGAGCTAACAGTTGGATTACCACCTTGGGTAATACCAAAGCGGTAATGGTACTGATCGGCGCTTACCTATTATTTAACCTTCTTTCCCAAGTGTTAAACGACTTAGGACAGCCTGGCCTGGGCGAGCTTGTATCATACACATGGCTATTGTTGGTGGTATATTCCTGGGTAGGTGTTCCCATGTATTATCGCGCGCTGAAAAAAGAATTAGAGAAGTTTTCGTTTAATCCTGATTTTTAGATTTTATATTGTTTAAACCTGTTAGTATCTGTGGCGTTTTTCTATATGGTAATTTGTTAATATGGCTTTTATGTAACATGCTTTAAAAGCCTACACCGGTAGACCGTCCCAACCATCTGCTGCAAAGGTTTTAAAGCCCGTAATGTTCGCCTCTTCTAATGCTTTTTTTAAAGTATCATCAATAAATAGCTGAGTTGTCATATTAATGGGGGCAAATATCTTGGCGTCTGATGATACATTTTGCTTAACCGAAAGTTTGGAAATATTTTTAATCCGATCCGGGAAAAAAGCATTGAAGGCAACTTTTGATTTTTCCATGTCGATAAAGTCCACTAACTCTAAGCAGTTAAATATATAGTAGTCATCTGACACTGGGCGGTTTAGATGATCCCAAATTCTCACATTAAGAAATTCTTCATTTATGCCTTCAGCTTCGAATAACTCTTTTACTTTCTCGTGTATTACTACAACACCATCTAGGCAATCTAAAATATCGTAAAGCTTTAGCCTCTCTTCATAATTAGGATCAAAGCACATCACTGCATCGTCAATACCGGGATAACCAGCCTTTAGAGATTTACCTTTGCGATATTTATTTGCCTTGGGGCCATCAGCAGGAACAGTGGACAAAACCGCCCCATCTTCGAGCGAGTTCGCGAAAAATGACCAATATTTCATTGTTACATAGCCCTCTTTTATTTCAATGCGCCGTATTTATATTTTGTTCCCGATTTTGCTTGATACTTAAGTAACTCCCGTTCTTCTGCCTCTAATTCCATTGCTTCTTTTGTTACTTTGGCTGTTACAGATGCCTTTCCTATTTTAATTAATAATTTCCAAAGTTTATCTTCAAGCTGATTGCGATCTCTAAGTGAATTTGTTATCGCAACAGTAACCTGTGGATGATCTTCTCCAAGCTCATCTTCCGCATCTTGTAGATCCTGTTTTAGCGCTTTTAGTTCTTTTATAACCAATTTGGTATATTCGGCATGGTTGCTGGGATGCTGAATAAGATCGTGAACTGGTTGAAAAAAGTCCATATTATTAGCTGGCAAAGCAATTATATTATGACCATGGTTAATATCATAATCAGACATTAATAGCAGTTGATATTGTGTCGGTGTAAAAATCTCTTCTTTACTTCCTTTTTTTGTTTCCATTGTGGTAAATGCTTCGCCGGGTATCAGATGATGCGCTTCCCAATTATAGGGTTTGCTGCATCCGCCCGTGCGTCGTTTGCCATTTGCACTATCTGCTTTTTGTAGCACCGCTTTGTAGTTGAAGTTACATTCTACACTGCCTAGTTTGAAATAGTTCTCAAATAGCTCCAAAATTAATGGGCGGTGTGTTCCAAAGAGATGTTTGGCGTTAGCACTGATTGTCATATAAACATCTTTTCTATCGTTGTCTGTCTTTATGTAGTCGCTGAAATTGCCTTTGTAATCACCGTCCTTGTGAAGAACTGCTTTTAAATCAGCTGAGCTGGCGGTGTGCTTATCTTCAGTCGAACTGTCGTCTTTTTTATCTTTAGAGCTTTTTCGGCTTTTGGGCATTGTCCACTTGTTGGGAGTGGATGTTTCGAATAGGCTTTTTAGCACTAAACTTTTTGTGCGAGCTCCCCTGCCGTATTCCTGTACCCGGCGGCTTTTCACAGACATATTTTATCTCCTAAATATTTTCTTAAAGTCTGTTAATAAGTTTATATAGTATATCAAGGTGAGTTTTGGGTTGATACAGTCTAGCTGCAGCTGAAAGGACTTCTTAATCTAATGTTTTAGAGTTTTCCAAACACACCGAATAAAATTTACTATAGGGATCTAGCTTGTAATCACCAAAAGGCCCGCACTCGACGAATCCATATTTTTTGTACAAATTAATGGCCGGGCCAAAGAATTGATCGCTACCAGTTTCAAGGCTGAGAGTTTTATAACCTCTTTCTTTGGCTTCTTGCAAAATTGCCTGTAATATTTTTGAAGCTGCGCCTTTACGTAAAAAGGCATCATTAGTTTTCATCGACTTCAATTCACCTGCTGTCGGTGATATTTCTTTTAATGCACCACAGCCTGCCAATTCGCCGTTAATTCGGGCAGACCAAAATGTTATTGCCGAATCTTTCAACTTTTCTTGATCTAAAGCATGGATACTTTCTGCAGGAGAGTATTCCTGCATGTTTTGTAAGTGCTCATTTAAAAGTTGAGCGACTTTACCATCGCTCAAATCATCTAAAATAATTTTCATATTTATATTTCCCTAGAGCCACTTACTGGTTGGCTGCTCGACACATTTTTTACTTTCGTATGAATTACTATCTCTGTGAATCTTAATTGATTCGCAAGCGTGTACAGATAGTCGCAATTCGTCTGAGTCTAGCATGCGCTCGTATAGAACTGTCCAATATTTTTTATCTTGTGTACGTATAAGTATTTCTGTGACAGTGGAGTCTGGTAGGGCTTCATTCGTTCCGAATTTTACAGAGCGCTTATGTATAATCGCTCTTCTTACACACTCGATGCCATAGAGTACACTGCCTTGCCCTTTCGCACCTTGTAAGTCATGAAATCCACAATCAACAGCTTCAGGGCCTGCTAACCTTTCCACATTATCAACAACGCCGGTTATATCCCAACCACCTTCTGTAAAGGACATGAGGCTGGGGGTGCATGCTGTTAACAGTACAGTAAGTAATATCGCTACTAATACCTTCATATTATTCCTAATGCCTCTTGAATATTGAAAAAAGTGCCGCTAAAAAAGGTTAACATAGCAAACTCTTTGTCAACAGGTTTTAAGCTTTGCTTTGTGAAATATCTTTGCTTGAGTTTATTATAATTCGATGTTTGTTATTGATTATGACAACTGCTGCATAACCAAACCATCCCATTGTAGGGATTGCCCACATGCGCTGTATTAAACCGTTGTATGAAGATGGTATAAAACCAGCGTAAATTAACCAAAACATAAAAACATGTATAAGTGATAGTATTATTGAAAGCTCCTCGAATCTATTTGAGCTGAGCCTGCCCTTGAACTCCAGTGCGACACACACCGGAATAAGTATCATAAATATTGACAAGTTATATAACAGGTGCAAAGGGCTTTCCAACGTCCATATACCTGCACTTATCATACTAAAACCAAGCAGCATGATAGTTAGTGCTCCACTAGAAAATCTATACTTACTAGATGCGTAAATGCCTATACTAAAAACACACATAGATATTCCAATCAAAATATCTGCGGCTCGATGAGTAACAGAGTAGATAGGTGCCTCCAGTGCCACATGACTAATGCTTTTTGCCAAGACATCGAAGTTAGGTATTAAGAAACCAATACCAATATTAATAATGGATACCATCCAAATAAGATGCCCTTGGTACAAGCTCCAATACGTTGCTCTATTCATGATACTCCTTTGATTTACTGGAAGCATAAAAACTGGGAGAGTAGTGTCAGCTTTATACCTATTAAGTAATTTATTTATTAAGGCTTGTGCCATCTTTTTTTGATCACTTGCCTTACCTGAGCTCATACTGCGTTGAGATTCTATGAATACTATCTTGTATCTGCCTTCGCGTCTCTCTGTACTCCCCTCTGTACCCCCCCTCCTCGTCTTTAGCAATTCAACCTAGGTTTATATCTTTAAAGCGGATGTCTCTTCTTTTTAGGATATTTACCTGTGATGATGCTCTTAACTATCCATGAAGAACTCCTAACTATTTGATTTTATTAGATAAATTAAAAATAAGTGAAAAAATACCACAATAGTGTTGACCGATCGCTACAGACAGGCATATACTGTTTGTACTGATCGCTACAGACATGCTTAAGTTTGTTTGCGGTAAATAATATGAATCTGATTAACAACTTAAAATAGCGGAGAGTCCCCATGGTTGATTTCACTACTTATAAAATTGATACAGCTTCTGAAGAAGCGAAGCCACTTCTTAAAAGCGCAAAACAAGCTTTCGGCTTAGAGGCAAATTTGTTTGGCAAGATGGCTGAAGCGCCGGCCTTGCTAGAAGGTTATCTGACGTTAGCCAATATCTTTGATAAATCTAATCTTAGTGAGACTGAACGTCAGATTATTTTGATGACTAATAATCGTTTAAATGGTTGCACCTATTGTATGGCTGCCCATACTACAATCTCGCAAATGAAAAAAGTACCACAAGATGTTATTGATGCCTTACGTGCTGGAACAGCTATCGCCGATCCAAAGCTTGAAGCCTTACGAACTTTTGCCGTTACGGTAAATGAAACTCGCGGCTGGCCTAGTGATGAGCAAGTCTCTGCACTTATTGCTGCAGGCTACAGCCGTCAAACAGTTTTAGAAGTAATTTTAGGCACAAGCCTTAAGGTCATGTCTAACTACACCAACCACATTACTCATACTGATGTTGATGATGCATTTAAAGCAAATGTCTGGTCATCTGAAGATTCCACTGCTGCTTAAAAATTAGTGGAACGGTTCTCGGCTGTATTCTTGCTGTTGCGATTTTCTTAAAGAAAAGAATTAGGTCGGGTAGCCCCGGTAATGTTTTTTTAAAAAATAACCAAGGAAATAGTAATCATGTTACTCGATACCCCTACCTGTGATTTTGGTTGGAAGGCGCCCGACTTCACCCTTAGAGACCCGGACGGAAATAGTTATACCATGTCCGAGCAACTCGGTGACAAAGGTCTTTTAATCGCATTTATTTGCAACCATTGCCCTTACGTACAAGCTATTGCTGAACGCTTTTCTGAAGATGTGCGCGAACTGCAGGCCGAAGGTATTAATGTTCTGGCAGTTATGTCTAATGACTATCGTTATGTTGAGATAGACAGCCCTCCTTTTATGAAGAAGTTTGCTAAGCAACACAACTTTAGTTTTCCCTATTTAATTGATGAAACTCAGCAAGTTGGGCGCGCTTATAACGCCGTATGTACTCCGGATTTCTTCGGTTTTAACAAAGATGGTGAACTGCAATACCGTGGTCGTTTAGATGATGCTCGCATGGGCAATCCCGCCAATAGGAACAAGGAACTTGTTAACGCGATGAAACAAATTGCAAGTACCGGAAAAGGGCCAAGCCAACAAATACCGAGCATGGGTTGCTCAATTAAGTGGAGTTAAGAAAATGTCTAATATTGATCTTTATACATGGGTCACACCCAATGGTTGGAAGGTTTCAGCAACACTGGAAGAGCTAGGCTTAGATTACAACGTTAAGCCAATTGATATTACTAGCGGTATTCAAAAACAAGCGGAGTTTGTTTCTATTAATCCCAATGGTCGTATACCGGCCATTGTCGATCATGATGAAGATGGACTAACTATTTTTGAGTCCGGTGCAATCATGGTTTATCTCGCGGAAAAAACCGGAAAATTAATACCGACAGATATCAAAGGCCGTTTCAATGTTATGCAGTGGTTAATGTTTCAAATGGGCGGCGTTGGGCCTATGCAAGGACAAGCCAATGTTTTTTACCGTTATTTTCCGGAGAAAATTCCTGCTGCAATTGAACGTTATCAAAATGAGACTCGTCGACTATATGGCGTACTTAATTCACAGCTAGAGAAAAATGAATATTTGGCCGGTGATTATTCTATTGCGGATATTGCCAATTGGAGTTGGGTACGTGTGCACAACTTTGCAGGCGTCGACATTAGCCAATTTGAGCATGTTAAGCGTTGGCTTGATCAGTTAGAAGCCCGGCCAGCACTGGCCCGCGGCGCTGCTGTACCTCACCAAACAAACTTCAACAGCCCAGAAGAAGAATCTGAAGCTGTTGAGTCAACTAAAAACATGGTGTCTCGCTAACATCCAGTTTTCCGGAGAATGACCAATGAAATTATTTGATATGGCCGGTGCGCCTAACCCGCGACGTGTGCGTGTATTTCTCGCTGAAAAAGATATCGATATTGAAAAAGTTCAAATTGATATTATGAATGGTGAAAATCTTAAATCCGATTACTTAGCGATAAATCCACGTGGTGTATTGCCAACTTTGCAACTTGATGATGGCTCTATTGTAGATGAGGCGAGTGCTATTTGCCGATACTTTGAAGAAGTAAAACCCGAACCTCCACTTTATGGTGAAAGTGCTAAGTCAAAAGCTGTAATTGAATCGTGGGTTCGTCAAATCGAAGGTGACGCTTTTACCCCGACGGCTGACGTGCTTCGCAATACTAATCCTGCTTTCGAAAACCGTTCTATTCCTGGCACTAATAATACTGCACAGGTTCCTGCACTAGCTGAACGTGGCACTGACCGTGTACTAGCTTTTTATAAACGTCTCGATCGTCATTTAGCCGGTTCTAAATATATTGCATCTGATAGTTTTTCTGCCGCGGATATCACCGCCATGTGTGCCATTGA
Protein-coding regions in this window:
- a CDS encoding ATP-binding protein, whose protein sequence is MDDITLEGLKAAYTASPSPQLAKIILLALISREEYTELDIYLAEDDLGLSYDEAVQGMNALNTSATSQLLVSFLRHVASADVVRFIRGLVDGDEKEKAAELYQAMIENTPDFRSDELSALTGVAEQADTQASNSKSNTDQKVTKLRLVEKVDMADVTDLTRYVQATTTFADVVGLDEIKKQINKKIILPFQKPSLFQRFKKRIGGGVLLYGPPGCGKTLLARATAGECGAAFFNIEISDVLDMYIGESEQKLHAIFEKARASTPSVLFFDELEALAGKREHTRNSSSSNVISQFLTELDGFSQNNSGVLVLASTNVPWSIDPAFLRPGRFDRMFFVPPPDKTARASILQHHMKERPRDNSIDYTTLAAKCSGYSGADLANLVEMAADEAIDESIVAGSDVDIQLSHFKEALQDSRATTTEWLTTARNYARYANDGGRYDDVLAFLKKHGK
- a CDS encoding tetratricopeptide repeat protein, translated to MENYKLDLAWRYHQQGQDDLAIDQLRDLLSQDPQHARAHGLLASCLLAQSRLHAAEYEVKTALEINPTDAYLFFVRAQVDLHQRRFKQALQYCDEALSLSPQLVSVYLLKSEVYMLLDKRDQAYENIVQAASLEPDNEDVIVAYGEYHLAIGDYEKAEGCAKDALAIDAQAEDANILMGKIKLAQGNIPEAEYHAKFVISRNPNSSVALNLFSHIKMRSNFFLGLWWRANSWITTLGNTKAVMVLIGAYLLFNLLSQVLNDLGQPGLGELVSYTWLLLVVYSWVGVPMYYRALKKELEKFSFNPDF
- a CDS encoding imm11 family protein is translated as MKYWSFFANSLEDGAVLSTVPADGPKANKYRKGKSLKAGYPGIDDAVMCFDPNYEERLKLYDILDCLDGVVVIHEKVKELFEAEGINEEFLNVRIWDHLNRPVSDDYYIFNCLELVDFIDMEKSKVAFNAFFPDRIKNISKLSVKQNVSSDAKIFAPINMTTQLFIDDTLKKALEEANITGFKTFAADGWDGLPV
- a CDS encoding AHH domain-containing protein, whose amino-acid sequence is MSVKSRRVQEYGRGARTKSLVLKSLFETSTPNKWTMPKSRKSSKDKKDDSSTEDKHTASSADLKAVLHKDGDYKGNFSDYIKTDNDRKDVYMTISANAKHLFGTHRPLILELFENYFKLGSVECNFNYKAVLQKADSANGKRRTGGCSKPYNWEAHHLIPGEAFTTMETKKGSKEEIFTPTQYQLLLMSDYDINHGHNIIALPANNMDFFQPVHDLIQHPSNHAEYTKLVIKELKALKQDLQDAEDELGEDHPQVTVAITNSLRDRNQLEDKLWKLLIKIGKASVTAKVTKEAMELEAEERELLKYQAKSGTKYKYGALK
- a CDS encoding GNAT family N-acetyltransferase translates to MKIILDDLSDGKVAQLLNEHLQNMQEYSPAESIHALDQEKLKDSAITFWSARINGELAGCGALKEISPTAGELKSMKTNDAFLRKGAASKILQAILQEAKERGYKTLSLETGSDQFFGPAINLYKKYGFVECGPFGDYKLDPYSKFYSVCLENSKTLD
- a CDS encoding DUF998 domain-containing protein, which translates into the protein MNRATYWSLYQGHLIWMVSIINIGIGFLIPNFDVLAKSISHVALEAPIYSVTHRAADILIGISMCVFSIGIYASSKYRFSSGALTIMLLGFSMISAGIWTLESPLHLLYNLSIFMILIPVCVALEFKGRLSSNRFEELSIILSLIHVFMFWLIYAGFIPSSYNGLIQRMWAIPTMGWFGYAAVVIINNKHRIIINSSKDISQSKA
- a CDS encoding carboxymuconolactone decarboxylase family protein; amino-acid sequence: MVDFTTYKIDTASEEAKPLLKSAKQAFGLEANLFGKMAEAPALLEGYLTLANIFDKSNLSETERQIILMTNNRLNGCTYCMAAHTTISQMKKVPQDVIDALRAGTAIADPKLEALRTFAVTVNETRGWPSDEQVSALIAAGYSRQTVLEVILGTSLKVMSNYTNHITHTDVDDAFKANVWSSEDSTAA
- a CDS encoding thioredoxin family protein, which produces MLLDTPTCDFGWKAPDFTLRDPDGNSYTMSEQLGDKGLLIAFICNHCPYVQAIAERFSEDVRELQAEGINVLAVMSNDYRYVEIDSPPFMKKFAKQHNFSFPYLIDETQQVGRAYNAVCTPDFFGFNKDGELQYRGRLDDARMGNPANRNKELVNAMKQIASTGKGPSQQIPSMGCSIKWS
- a CDS encoding glutathione S-transferase family protein, translated to MSNIDLYTWVTPNGWKVSATLEELGLDYNVKPIDITSGIQKQAEFVSINPNGRIPAIVDHDEDGLTIFESGAIMVYLAEKTGKLIPTDIKGRFNVMQWLMFQMGGVGPMQGQANVFYRYFPEKIPAAIERYQNETRRLYGVLNSQLEKNEYLAGDYSIADIANWSWVRVHNFAGVDISQFEHVKRWLDQLEARPALARGAAVPHQTNFNSPEEESEAVESTKNMVSR
- a CDS encoding glutathione S-transferase family protein — its product is MKLFDMAGAPNPRRVRVFLAEKDIDIEKVQIDIMNGENLKSDYLAINPRGVLPTLQLDDGSIVDEASAICRYFEEVKPEPPLYGESAKSKAVIESWVRQIEGDAFTPTADVLRNTNPAFENRSIPGTNNTAQVPALAERGTDRVLAFYKRLDRHLAGSKYIASDSFSAADITAMCAIDFAEFVGIAVPSELTSLADWRARMALRPSAQA